Proteins from a single region of Streptomyces griseiscabiei:
- a CDS encoding SAM-dependent methyltransferase, with the protein MIDTTVPHSARIWNYWLGGKDNYPVDHEAGDAFRAVFPGITDLARDSRAFLGRAVTFLAAEAGIRQFLDIGTGLPTADNTHEIAQRAAPEARVVYVDNDPLVLTHARALLTSTPEGATDYIDSDLHDPETVLREAARTLDLSRPVGLTLMQVSGHIADYGRARAIVGTLMSALPPGSYLAFNDSVDTNKANAEATRGYNESGAAPYYLRSPDELAGFFEGLELLDPGVVPLNDWRPHPAAATGGGSAEVIAVGGVARKR; encoded by the coding sequence ATGATCGACACGACGGTGCCGCACTCGGCCCGCATCTGGAACTACTGGCTGGGCGGCAAGGACAACTACCCGGTCGACCACGAGGCGGGCGACGCCTTCCGCGCGGTGTTCCCCGGCATCACCGACCTGGCCCGCGACTCCCGGGCGTTCCTGGGCCGCGCGGTCACCTTCCTCGCCGCCGAGGCGGGCATCCGCCAGTTCCTGGACATCGGCACCGGTCTGCCGACGGCGGACAACACCCATGAGATCGCGCAGCGGGCGGCCCCGGAGGCGCGGGTCGTCTACGTGGACAACGACCCGCTGGTCCTGACCCACGCACGGGCGCTGCTCACCAGTACGCCCGAGGGGGCGACCGACTACATCGACTCCGATCTGCACGACCCGGAGACGGTGCTGCGGGAGGCGGCCAGGACCCTGGACCTCTCCCGGCCGGTCGGACTGACGCTGATGCAGGTCAGCGGGCACATCGCCGACTACGGCCGGGCACGCGCCATCGTCGGCACGCTGATGTCGGCGCTGCCGCCCGGGAGTTACCTCGCGTTCAACGACAGCGTCGACACGAACAAGGCCAACGCCGAGGCGACACGCGGCTACAACGAGAGCGGCGCGGCCCCCTACTACCTGCGCAGCCCGGACGAACTCGCCGGATTCTTCGAGGGGTTGGAGCTGCTGGACCCCGGGGTCGTGCCGTTGAACGACTGGCGGCCGCATCCGGCGGCGGCCACCGGCGGCGGCTCCGCGGAGGTCATCGCGGTGGGCGGGGTGGCCCGCAAGAGGTGA
- a CDS encoding NAD(P)H-dependent flavin oxidoreductase: MQTELSNKLGVRYAVFGFTPFPAVAAAISRAGGFGVLGAVRYTAPDDLKRDLDWIEAHVDGMPYGLDVVMPAKKVEGVTEADVEAMIPESHRQFVQDTLAKYGVPELAEGEASGWRITGWMEQVARSQLDVAFDYPIKLLANALGSPPADVIDRAHEQDVLVAALAGSARHARKHADAGIDIVVAQGYEAGGHTGDIASMVLTPEVVDAVDPLPVLAAGGIGSGQQVAAALALGAQGVWLGSLWLTTTEAELPSPRLIEKLLAAGSGDTVRSRALTGKPARQLRTEWTDAWDDPAGPGTLPMPLQGLLVAEAVSRIQKYEVEPLLGTPVGQIVGRMNSERSVQAVFDDLTRGFEKAVDRVNRIAGRSTEQ; the protein is encoded by the coding sequence ATGCAGACGGAGCTGAGCAACAAACTCGGAGTCCGGTACGCCGTCTTCGGCTTCACCCCGTTCCCCGCGGTCGCGGCCGCCATCAGCCGCGCCGGCGGCTTCGGGGTGCTCGGCGCGGTCCGCTACACCGCCCCCGACGACCTCAAACGCGACCTCGACTGGATCGAGGCCCATGTCGACGGCATGCCGTACGGCCTGGACGTCGTCATGCCGGCCAAGAAGGTCGAGGGCGTCACGGAGGCCGATGTCGAGGCGATGATCCCCGAGTCGCACCGGCAGTTCGTCCAGGACACCCTCGCCAAGTACGGTGTGCCCGAACTCGCCGAGGGCGAGGCCTCCGGCTGGCGCATCACCGGCTGGATGGAACAGGTCGCCCGCAGCCAGCTCGACGTCGCTTTCGACTACCCGATCAAGCTGCTCGCCAACGCCCTCGGCTCCCCGCCCGCCGACGTCATCGACCGTGCCCACGAGCAGGACGTCCTCGTCGCCGCGCTCGCCGGCAGCGCCCGCCACGCCCGTAAGCACGCGGACGCGGGCATCGACATCGTCGTGGCCCAGGGCTACGAGGCCGGCGGCCACACCGGCGACATCGCCTCCATGGTGCTCACCCCCGAGGTCGTCGACGCCGTCGACCCGCTGCCGGTGCTCGCCGCCGGAGGCATCGGCAGCGGACAGCAGGTGGCCGCCGCCCTCGCCCTCGGCGCCCAGGGCGTCTGGCTCGGTTCGCTCTGGCTGACCACCACCGAGGCCGAACTGCCCTCGCCCCGGCTGATCGAGAAGCTGCTCGCCGCCGGTTCCGGCGACACCGTCCGCTCCCGCGCCCTCACCGGCAAACCCGCGCGCCAGCTCCGTACCGAGTGGACCGACGCCTGGGACGACCCGGCCGGGCCCGGCACCCTCCCCATGCCCCTGCAGGGGCTGCTCGTCGCCGAGGCGGTGTCCCGCATCCAGAAGTACGAGGTGGAGCCGCTGCTCGGCACCCCGGTCGGGCAGATCGTCGGCCGGATGAACAGCGAACGCAGCGTCCAGGCCGTCTTCGACGACCTCACCCGGGGCTTCGAGAAGGCCGTGGACCGCGTCAACAGGATCGCCGGAAGGAGCACGGAACAGTGA
- a CDS encoding penicillin acylase family protein — protein MHTRLRQLVVSAVALLTASAVLPSATAATDGRRAGEQRTSHGGLSAVIRYTEYGVPHIVAKDYANLGFGTGWAQAADQVCVLADGFVTVKGERSRHFGPDAAPDLSLSSATRNLTSDLYFRGVRDAGTVERLLERPEPLGPSRAVKDLMRGWAAGYNAWLRKNRITDPACKGAAWVRPVSTLDVFSRAYALAVLGGEGRLVDAITTAQPPASGTTDKSAATLDPKTAARAASELFGAANADMGSNAVAFGGETTANGRGLLLGNPHYPWAGGRRFWQAQQTIPGELNVSGGSLLGSPITQIGFNAKVAWSHTVATGVPMNVHQLTLDPADPTTYLVDGKPERMTKRTVTVGVKDGAPVTRLQWWTRYGPVVTSLGADLPLPWTAGTAYAVNDPNTANARFTDTSLGFAKARGTSDILESLARHQGLPWVNTVAADSAGHTLFTQSQTLPRITDELAARCSTPLGRATYPSAGVAILDGSRSDCALGSDADAVQPGIFGPARMPTLKDAPYAENSNDSAWLANADKPLTGYERVFGTIGTQRSLRTRGAVEDVAAMADRGGLTVRDLQRQQFANRVPAADLTGDDVARACAALPGGTATGSDGAVVDVSEACGVFEAWDRTVDTGSRGALLFDRFWRRLNAVVPRAQFWKVPFSAADPVNTPNTLDTDVPGFATALADTVRDLRAAGVALDAKLGDHQFVVRGGERIAVSGGTESLGVWNKIESPWRPAEGVYQEVSSGSSHIQAVGWDGGRCPVARTLLTYSQSSNPNSPHYVDQTRLFSAEKWVTSRFCERDILSSPKLRVVRVGQ, from the coding sequence ATGCACACTCGCCTGAGACAGCTCGTGGTCTCGGCCGTCGCCCTGCTCACCGCCTCGGCCGTCCTGCCCTCCGCCACCGCGGCCACCGATGGCCGCCGGGCCGGGGAGCAGCGCACCTCCCACGGTGGTCTGTCCGCCGTGATCCGCTACACCGAGTACGGCGTCCCGCACATCGTCGCGAAGGACTACGCGAACCTCGGCTTCGGCACCGGCTGGGCGCAGGCCGCCGACCAGGTGTGTGTGCTGGCCGACGGGTTCGTCACCGTGAAGGGGGAGCGCTCCCGCCACTTCGGGCCCGACGCCGCCCCCGACCTCTCGCTCTCCTCCGCCACCAGGAACCTCACCAGCGACCTCTACTTCCGGGGCGTCCGGGACGCGGGCACCGTCGAGCGGCTGCTGGAGCGGCCCGAACCGCTGGGGCCGAGCAGGGCGGTGAAGGACCTGATGCGGGGCTGGGCCGCCGGGTACAACGCGTGGCTGAGAAAGAACCGGATCACCGACCCCGCGTGCAAGGGCGCCGCCTGGGTGCGGCCGGTCTCCACGCTCGACGTGTTCTCCCGCGCGTACGCCCTCGCCGTCCTCGGCGGTGAGGGGCGGCTGGTGGACGCGATCACCACCGCGCAGCCGCCCGCCTCCGGTACGACGGACAAGTCCGCCGCCACCCTGGACCCGAAGACCGCCGCCCGTGCCGCGAGCGAGCTGTTCGGCGCCGCGAACGCGGACATGGGCTCGAACGCCGTCGCGTTCGGCGGGGAGACCACGGCGAACGGCCGGGGTCTGCTGCTGGGCAACCCGCACTACCCGTGGGCCGGCGGGCGCCGCTTCTGGCAGGCGCAGCAGACGATCCCCGGTGAGCTGAACGTCTCCGGCGGCTCGCTGCTGGGCTCGCCGATCACTCAGATCGGGTTCAACGCGAAGGTCGCCTGGAGCCACACCGTCGCCACCGGCGTCCCCATGAACGTCCATCAGCTGACGCTGGACCCGGCCGACCCGACGACGTATCTCGTGGACGGGAAGCCGGAGCGGATGACGAAGCGGACGGTCACCGTCGGCGTCAAGGACGGTGCCCCGGTCACCCGCCTCCAGTGGTGGACGCGGTACGGCCCGGTCGTCACCTCGCTCGGCGCCGACCTCCCGCTGCCGTGGACGGCCGGCACCGCGTACGCCGTCAACGACCCCAACACGGCGAACGCCCGCTTCACCGACACCTCGCTGGGCTTCGCCAAGGCCCGCGGCACCTCGGACATCCTCGAGTCCCTCGCCCGGCACCAGGGCCTGCCCTGGGTGAACACCGTGGCCGCCGACTCCGCCGGACACACCCTGTTCACCCAGTCGCAGACCCTCCCCCGCATCACCGACGAGCTGGCGGCCCGCTGCTCGACGCCGTTGGGGAGGGCCACCTATCCGTCGGCGGGTGTCGCGATCCTGGACGGCTCGCGCTCCGACTGCGCGCTCGGCAGCGACGCCGACGCCGTACAGCCGGGGATCTTCGGGCCGGCGAGGATGCCGACGCTCAAGGACGCGCCGTACGCGGAGAACTCCAACGACAGCGCCTGGCTGGCCAACGCCGATAAGCCGCTCACCGGGTACGAGCGCGTGTTCGGCACCATCGGCACCCAGCGGTCGCTGCGGACCCGGGGCGCGGTCGAGGACGTGGCGGCCATGGCCGACCGGGGCGGTCTGACCGTACGGGACCTCCAGCGGCAGCAGTTCGCGAACCGGGTGCCCGCGGCCGATCTCACCGGCGACGACGTGGCGCGGGCCTGTGCCGCGCTGCCGGGCGGTACGGCGACGGGCAGCGACGGCGCGGTCGTCGATGTGTCCGAGGCGTGCGGGGTCTTCGAGGCGTGGGACCGGACCGTGGACACCGGCAGTCGGGGCGCGCTGCTCTTCGACCGGTTCTGGCGGCGGCTGAACGCGGTGGTGCCGCGCGCGCAGTTCTGGAAGGTGCCCTTCTCGGCGGCGGACCCGGTCAACACGCCGAACACCCTCGACACGGACGTCCCCGGCTTCGCGACCGCCCTCGCCGACACGGTGCGGGATCTGCGGGCGGCGGGCGTGGCGCTGGACGCGAAGCTCGGCGACCACCAGTTCGTCGTACGCGGCGGTGAGCGCATCGCGGTCTCCGGTGGGACGGAGTCGCTCGGCGTGTGGAACAAGATCGAGTCGCCGTGGCGCCCGGCCGAGGGTGTCTATCAGGAGGTCTCGTCGGGTTCCAGCCACATTCAGGCGGTCGGCTGGGACGGCGGACGCTGCCCGGTGGCCCGCACACTGCTGACGTACTCGCAGTCCTCGAACCCCAATTCGCCCCATTATGTGGACCAGACGCGGCTGTTCTCGGCGGAGAAGTGGGTGACGTCCCGTTTCTGCGAGAGAGACATCCTGTCCTCGCCGAAGCTGAGGGTGGTCCGTGTCGGTCAGTGA
- a CDS encoding phytoene desaturase family protein: MPATPAPAPTPAPAPAPTPAPAARSGRPVGPRPHGTYDAVIVGGGHNGLVAAAYLARAGRSVLVLERLDHTGGAAVSTRPFAGVDARLSRYSYLVSLLPKKIVRDLDLDFRVRGRTISSYTPVERDGRATGLLVGGGERRTREAFARLTGADREYEAWQRFYGMTARVAERVFPTLTEPLPTRDALRDRIDDEEAWRTLFEEPIGAAVESTFTDDLVRGVVLTDALIGTFADAHDPSLRQNRCFLYHVIGGGTGAWDVPVGGMGALTDALAGAARDAGAVLATGHEARRIETDGRSAEITYRTADTEGTVTARHVLVNASPRELAVLTGDAPPTPAEGAQLKVNMLLKRLPRLRDESVDPREAFAGTFHIAEGYDQLATAYAQAASGTLPEAPPSEIYCHSLTDPTILGPDLVDQGYQTLTLFGLHTPARLFEADNDAVREELLKSTLAQLDAHLAEPLADCLATDADGRPCIEARTPLDLDHDLGLPGGNIFHRDLTWPYAQEGTGRWGVETRHANILLCGAGAVRGGGVSGVPGHNAAMALLNE, from the coding sequence ATGCCTGCCACCCCCGCCCCCGCACCTACGCCCGCCCCCGCCCCCGCCCCCACCCCCGCACCCGCGGCCCGGTCCGGACGCCCGGTCGGACCCCGGCCGCACGGCACGTACGACGCCGTGATCGTCGGCGGTGGTCACAACGGGCTGGTCGCCGCCGCGTATCTCGCCCGCGCGGGGCGGTCCGTGCTCGTGCTGGAGCGGCTGGACCACACCGGTGGGGCCGCCGTGTCCACCCGGCCGTTCGCCGGGGTCGACGCCCGGCTGTCGCGGTACTCGTACCTGGTCAGCCTGCTGCCCAAGAAGATCGTCCGGGACCTCGACCTGGACTTCCGCGTCCGGGGCCGCACGATCTCGTCGTACACCCCCGTCGAACGCGACGGACGGGCCACCGGCCTGCTCGTCGGCGGGGGCGAGCGCCGCACCCGCGAGGCGTTCGCGCGGCTCACGGGCGCGGACCGCGAGTACGAGGCATGGCAGCGCTTCTACGGGATGACGGCTCGCGTCGCCGAACGGGTGTTCCCCACCCTCACCGAGCCCCTGCCCACCCGCGACGCCCTGCGCGACCGCATCGACGACGAGGAGGCCTGGCGGACCCTCTTCGAGGAACCGATCGGCGCGGCCGTCGAGTCGACGTTCACCGACGACCTGGTCCGCGGCGTCGTCCTCACCGACGCGCTGATCGGTACCTTCGCGGACGCCCACGACCCCTCCCTCCGCCAGAACCGCTGCTTCCTCTACCACGTGATCGGCGGCGGCACGGGAGCCTGGGACGTGCCGGTCGGCGGCATGGGCGCCCTCACGGACGCACTGGCCGGGGCCGCGCGCGACGCGGGCGCCGTCCTCGCCACGGGCCACGAGGCCCGCCGGATCGAGACCGACGGACGGTCCGCCGAGATCACCTACCGGACGGCCGACACCGAGGGCACCGTCACCGCCCGCCACGTCCTCGTCAACGCCTCCCCGCGCGAACTGGCCGTCCTGACCGGCGACGCGCCCCCCACCCCCGCCGAGGGCGCCCAGCTCAAGGTGAACATGCTGCTCAAGCGGCTCCCCAGGCTCCGCGACGAGTCCGTCGACCCGCGCGAGGCCTTCGCCGGGACCTTCCACATCGCCGAGGGCTACGACCAGCTCGCCACCGCCTACGCCCAGGCCGCCTCCGGCACGCTGCCCGAGGCCCCTCCCTCCGAGATCTACTGTCACTCGCTCACCGACCCGACCATCCTCGGCCCGGACCTGGTCGACCAGGGCTACCAGACGCTCACCCTCTTCGGCCTGCACACCCCCGCGCGGCTGTTCGAGGCCGACAACGACGCCGTACGCGAGGAACTCCTCAAGTCCACCCTCGCCCAGCTGGACGCCCACCTCGCCGAGCCCCTCGCGGACTGCCTCGCCACCGACGCCGACGGCCGCCCCTGCATCGAGGCCAGGACCCCCCTCGACCTGGACCACGACCTCGGCCTCCCCGGCGGCAACATCTTCCACCGCGACCTGACGTGGCCCTACGCCCAGGAAGGCACCGGCCGTTGGGGCGTCGAGACCCGCCACGCCAACATCCTGCTCTGCGGCGCGGGCGCGGTACGAGGCGGCGGAGTGAGCGGAGTCCCGGGCCACAACGCCGCGATGGCCCTGCTGAACGAATAA
- a CDS encoding acyl-CoA synthetase → MLIAPDGQEWTAGRLHAATNRLVHGLRAAGLTRGDAFAVVLPNSVEFLTAYLAATQAGFYLVPVNHHLVGPEIAWIVSDSGAKVLIAHERFADTARAAADEAELPADRRYAVGTVEGFRPYAELLDGQPESAPGDRTLGWVMNYTSGTTGRPRGIRRPLPGKLPEESYLGGFLGIFGIRPFDGNVHLVCSPLYHTAVLQFAGASLHIGHRLVLMDKWTPQEMLRAIDTHRCTHTHMVPTQFHRLLALPGEVRARYDVSSMRHAIHGAAPCPDHVKRAMIEWWGECVEEYYAASEGGGAFATAEDWLKKPGTVGKAWPISELAVFDDDGNRLPAGELGTVYMKMSTGGFSYHKDEGKTRKNRIGDFFTVGDLGLIDEEGFLFLRDRKIDLIISGGVNIYPAEIEAALLTHPAVADAAAFGIPHDDWGEEVKAVVEPAPGFTPGPVLAEEILAHCARRLAGYKRPKSVDFTEAMPRDPNGKLYKRRLREPYWAGREKTV, encoded by the coding sequence GTGCTCATCGCCCCCGACGGGCAGGAGTGGACCGCCGGACGGCTGCACGCCGCGACCAACCGGCTGGTGCACGGACTGCGGGCGGCCGGACTGACCCGCGGCGACGCCTTCGCCGTCGTCCTGCCGAACAGCGTCGAGTTCCTCACCGCCTACCTCGCCGCCACCCAGGCCGGTTTCTACCTCGTCCCCGTCAACCACCACCTCGTGGGCCCCGAGATCGCCTGGATCGTCTCCGACTCCGGCGCCAAGGTGCTCATCGCGCACGAGCGGTTCGCCGACACGGCGCGCGCCGCCGCCGACGAGGCCGAGCTGCCCGCCGACCGCAGGTACGCGGTCGGCACGGTCGAGGGCTTCCGTCCGTACGCCGAACTCCTGGACGGACAGCCCGAGTCGGCGCCCGGCGACCGCACCCTCGGCTGGGTCATGAACTACACGTCCGGCACCACCGGCCGCCCCCGGGGCATCCGCCGTCCGCTGCCCGGCAAGCTCCCCGAGGAGTCCTACCTCGGCGGCTTCCTCGGCATCTTCGGCATCCGGCCGTTCGACGGCAATGTGCATCTGGTGTGCTCGCCGCTCTACCACACGGCCGTCCTGCAGTTCGCGGGCGCGTCCCTGCACATCGGGCACCGGCTGGTGCTGATGGACAAGTGGACGCCGCAGGAGATGCTCCGCGCCATCGACACCCACCGCTGCACGCACACCCATATGGTCCCCACCCAGTTCCACCGGCTCCTCGCCCTGCCCGGGGAGGTGCGCGCCCGCTACGACGTGTCGTCCATGCGGCACGCCATCCACGGCGCCGCACCCTGCCCCGACCATGTGAAACGGGCCATGATCGAGTGGTGGGGCGAGTGCGTGGAGGAGTACTACGCGGCCAGCGAGGGCGGCGGCGCCTTCGCCACCGCGGAGGACTGGCTGAAGAAGCCCGGCACGGTCGGCAAGGCCTGGCCCATCAGCGAACTCGCGGTCTTCGACGACGACGGCAACCGGCTGCCGGCCGGTGAACTGGGCACCGTCTACATGAAGATGAGCACCGGCGGCTTCTCCTACCACAAGGACGAGGGCAAGACGCGGAAGAACCGCATCGGCGACTTCTTCACCGTCGGCGACCTCGGACTCATCGACGAGGAGGGCTTTCTCTTCCTCCGGGACCGCAAGATCGACCTGATCATCTCCGGCGGCGTCAACATCTACCCCGCCGAGATCGAGGCCGCGCTCCTCACCCACCCCGCCGTCGCCGACGCCGCCGCGTTCGGCATCCCCCACGACGACTGGGGCGAGGAGGTCAAGGCCGTGGTCGAACCCGCCCCCGGCTTCACCCCGGGGCCGGTACTGGCCGAGGAGATCCTCGCCCACTGTGCCCGCCGACTCGCCGGATACAAACGCCCGAAGAGCGTCGACTTCACCGAGGCGATGCCCCGCGACCCCAACGGCAAGCTCTACAAACGGCGGTTGCGGGAGCCGTACTGGGCGGGCCGGGAGAAGACCGTGTGA
- a CDS encoding acyl-CoA synthetase produces the protein MTAGPSVTVDGTLRRTAGRIPARVAIRYGERSWTYAELDDAVSRAARALRDTGLEPGDRVAAYGHNSDAYLIAFLAAARAGLVHVPVNQNLTGDDLSYLLDQSGSTLVLTDPDLAGNLPEGTRTLPLRDTDDSLLACLAGTEPYDGPQPRAEDLVQLLYTSGTTALPKGAMMTHRALVHEYLSAISALDLQAGDLPVHSLPLYHSAQMHVFLVPYLAVGATNTILDAPDGDRILDLVEEGRADSLFAPPTVWIALADRPDFATRDLSGLRKAYYGASIMPVPVLERLKERLPKLAFHNCFGQSEIGPLSMVLGPHEHKGRMDSCGRPVMFVEAKVVDEDGEEVPDGTPGEIVYQSKQLCEGYWNKPEETAEAFRDGWFHSGDLAVRDAHGFFTVVDRVKDVINSGGVLIASRQVEDALCTHDQVAEAAVIGLPDDHWIEAVTAIVVPRGDTSEAELIAHTREKLPHFKAPKRVLFVEELPRNASGKILKRELRDRFAQA, from the coding sequence ATGACAGCTGGCCCCAGTGTGACGGTCGACGGGACGCTGCGGCGCACCGCCGGGCGGATCCCCGCCCGCGTCGCGATCCGCTACGGCGAACGGTCCTGGACCTACGCCGAGCTGGACGACGCCGTCTCCCGGGCGGCCCGCGCCCTGCGCGACACCGGTCTCGAACCGGGCGACCGGGTCGCCGCCTACGGCCACAACTCGGACGCCTACCTCATCGCCTTCCTGGCCGCCGCCCGCGCCGGTCTGGTCCATGTCCCGGTCAACCAGAACCTCACCGGCGACGACCTCTCCTACCTCCTCGACCAGTCCGGGAGCACCCTCGTCCTCACCGACCCGGACCTCGCCGGGAACCTCCCCGAGGGCACCCGGACCCTGCCGCTGCGCGACACGGACGACTCGCTCCTCGCCTGCCTGGCCGGCACCGAGCCGTACGACGGTCCGCAGCCCCGCGCCGAGGACCTCGTCCAGCTCCTCTACACCTCGGGCACCACCGCGCTCCCCAAGGGCGCGATGATGACGCACCGCGCACTGGTCCACGAGTACCTCAGCGCGATCTCCGCCCTCGACCTCCAGGCGGGCGACCTGCCCGTGCACTCCCTGCCGCTGTACCACTCCGCGCAGATGCATGTCTTCCTGGTGCCGTATCTCGCGGTCGGCGCCACGAACACGATCCTCGACGCGCCCGACGGCGACCGGATCCTCGACCTCGTGGAGGAGGGCCGCGCCGACAGCCTCTTCGCCCCGCCCACGGTGTGGATCGCGCTGGCCGACCGCCCCGACTTCGCCACCCGTGACCTCAGCGGGCTGCGCAAGGCCTACTACGGCGCCTCGATCATGCCCGTGCCCGTCCTCGAACGCCTGAAGGAGCGCCTGCCCAAGCTCGCCTTCCACAACTGCTTCGGCCAGAGCGAGATCGGTCCGCTGTCCATGGTCCTCGGCCCGCACGAGCACAAGGGCCGGATGGACTCCTGCGGGCGCCCCGTCATGTTCGTCGAGGCCAAGGTCGTCGACGAGGACGGCGAGGAGGTGCCCGACGGAACCCCCGGCGAGATCGTCTACCAGTCGAAGCAGCTCTGCGAGGGCTACTGGAACAAGCCGGAGGAGACCGCCGAGGCCTTCCGCGACGGCTGGTTCCACTCCGGCGACCTCGCCGTACGCGACGCCCACGGCTTCTTCACCGTCGTCGACCGCGTCAAGGACGTCATCAACTCCGGCGGCGTCCTCATCGCCTCCCGCCAGGTCGAGGACGCCCTCTGCACCCACGACCAGGTCGCCGAGGCCGCCGTCATCGGCCTCCCCGACGACCACTGGATCGAGGCCGTCACCGCGATCGTCGTCCCCCGGGGCGACACCTCGGAGGCCGAACTCATCGCCCACACCCGCGAGAAACTCCCCCACTTCAAGGCCCCGAAGCGCGTCCTGTTCGTCGAGGAACTCCCGCGCAACGCGAGCGGCAAGATCCTCAAGCGAGAGCTGCGGGACCGCTTCGCGCAGGCCTGA